The Cloacibacillus sp. sequence AGGGGGATGGCGAGGCAGACTGTGGCAGGAGTCAGAAAGTAGCTTAGGTATTTCGCGCTTTGATCGTAGCTCGCGTACGGGATGCCGGAAAAAAAGAGCAGCGCGATTACGAGCGCGACTGCGATGAGAAGGGGGTTCATAAGCGCGACGTTCCACCTGCGGCGGGCGAGGCAGCCTATCATGTAGGCTCCGACGCTGATCGTCAGCCCAAAATAGAACGAATTTTCAACGAGTGTTCTCATTGTTTTTTCTCCGGGCGCAGGTTTATTATGAGATCCGCCGCCTTTCCGGTGACAGCCATTACGATGACGGTAGATATGACTATGATGAGCGTAAGCGGCAGAAAAAGCGGACGTATGACGTCGTACTGCTCCAGAAGGCCGACCGCGGCAGGAATGAACATCATAGGCATGGCCTCTATTAGAAAAGAACCAAAGTCTTCGACCTCTGAGAGCTTCAGGATGCCGGCGCAGAGCGCGGCAAAGAGAATGAAGAGGCCGTAGACGCCCGCGGGAACTGGCAGCGGCAGCAGCATGTTGAGCAGTTCGCCTATGAGCGTGATAAAAAAGATGATGAATATCTGTTTTGCGTATTTCATTGTTTTAAAGAAACTTCTTTCTGTTTGCAGATGACGGACCCGCGCTTTGTTTATTTATAGAGGATGCCCAGGCCGGCGCATACCGCGGCTGTGGCTGTACTGGCGCGCATGATGCGCTTGCCGAGCGAGACGGGGCAAAAACCTTCGTCGACGAGCCGTTTGCTTTCGTGCGGCGACCAGTCTCCTTCGGGGCCGATGGCTATGGCTACGTGGCCCGCTATCTCTATATCGCGCAGCGGCTTTGTGTCGGGCGCAAGAAGGGCCGCAAGCCGCTGTTTCGGCAAAGAGTCAAATGGAAATTTTTCAAATTCTACCGGCTCAAAGAGCTGCGGAGGGACGGAGGCGGAGGCCTGTTTTGTCGCCTCGTCCAGTATTTTGCGCCAGCGTTTCATTTTTTCGGCCATTTTTGATGGTTCAAGGCGCGGTACGCTGCGTTCGCAAAGCAGAAGGCGCACGGCGTAGACGCCTGTTTCAGCGGAAAAACGCAGCGCGTCGTCTAGCTGGTCGTTTTTCAAGAGCGCAAGCAGCAGTTCTATCTTTGGCGCAAAGGCCTCTTCGCGGCTGCGTGATATTTCACGTGCGTACAACTCTTCGCCGTCGCATTCAAGCTTCAGCTCTATTTTTTCGCCGTCGAGCAGTCCTTCGACGAGCGAGCCGGTGTAGCAGCGGCGAACGCGGACGAGGTGATGGGCCTCCTCCGCGTCTATATGCCACAGGCCGTTATTTACGGTGCATCGCTCAAGCCTTAGCCTTGGCTGCGACACCCCACCATTCTCCTTTTACCAGCTCTTCGACCGGCTCCATGCCGGCCTCTTTGAGCGCCGCGAGAAACTGCGGCTTTTCTTTTTCAAGCATTCCTGAGAAGAGCGCAACTCCGTTTTTACCTATGACCGCAGGCACGTCGTGGACGAGCTGGCAGTTTGGCTCGATGAGGATGTTCGCTGTCAGCAGCTCAGCCTTATGTCCGAAGTCACGGAGCAGGTCTCCGACCGCAAGGTCGGTGTTAGCGTCGGAAAGGTCGTTCAGCGCAAGGTTGCTGCGCACCTCTTCTATGACGGCTGGGTCTATGTCGCGCGCGTAGGCCTTTTTAGCGCCGAGTTTCAGCGCGCCGATTGTCAGTATGCCGGAACCGGTTCCGATGTCCGCCGTGGTCATCCCCTCGCGGATATATTTTTCCATCAGTTCAAGCACTATCTGGGTGCTTTCGTGGTAGCCGGTGCCGAAGGCGCTTCCGGGATTTATGTAAAGAGGCGTCCTGCCTTCCGGCTCCGTTCCCTTATGCCACGGGGCG is a genomic window containing:
- a CDS encoding CidA/LrgA family protein, with protein sequence MKYAKQIFIIFFITLIGELLNMLLPLPVPAGVYGLFILFAALCAGILKLSEVEDFGSFLIEAMPMMFIPAAVGLLEQYDVIRPLFLPLTLIIVISTVIVMAVTGKAADLIINLRPEKKQ
- a CDS encoding RsmE family RNA methyltransferase: MSQPRLRLERCTVNNGLWHIDAEEAHHLVRVRRCYTGSLVEGLLDGEKIELKLECDGEELYAREISRSREEAFAPKIELLLALLKNDQLDDALRFSAETGVYAVRLLLCERSVPRLEPSKMAEKMKRWRKILDEATKQASASVPPQLFEPVEFEKFPFDSLPKQRLAALLAPDTKPLRDIEIAGHVAIAIGPEGDWSPHESKRLVDEGFCPVSLGKRIMRASTATAAVCAGLGILYK
- a CDS encoding 50S ribosomal protein L11 methyltransferase, whose amino-acid sequence is MQVKDSYWWYITIKACADEEEILFSLADISGSIGTESQELPDGQSRLRMYYRSNEELAHWKDLLLGAMKEFPQVEIEDSGKIDNQPWHVAAQDAFPPLPVGTGLVVLAPWHKGTEPEGRTPLYINPGSAFGTGYHESTQIVLELMEKYIREGMTTADIGTGSGILTIGALKLGAKKAYARDIDPAVIEEVRSNLALNDLSDANTDLAVGDLLRDFGHKAELLTANILIEPNCQLVHDVPAVIGKNGVALFSGMLEKEKPQFLAALKEAGMEPVEELVKGEWWGVAAKAKA